The following proteins come from a genomic window of Micromonospora echinofusca:
- a CDS encoding eCIS core domain-containing protein, translated as MSEREEAVRPQSPTGERNAELAGLTRALVERYAPALGLRPDAVRVHLGEAGRRAANHGAKGLLADGALHLAPGYDPTRAAGRALLAHELGHLAQAAAASGAYPARPSAGSAAPASTTSVTDPEAEARALAEAAAAGRALWTPTARLPADAVAADTGAVATAARPAPALDAETGTGALEAQLSELVERRYRAERARIIDLLDGLWVSGDDVRGCLRVLDTLPFLVARSLVHSLPSPRRTDLGRNLDDGHHRLYPGAALAALGGQTPYLLRLLEAGNVRGLSTEGLGPLERRTALDVLRALRTSVLRELLTGDRGRHFRSLLTQLPERGSDADALREQITALRGTDAEAGRLDEDTDLRERLRRVERLIGQRQGSQALAQLAGLAPAPPTAGGTATAGGPAGSATAGPPEPGPRLRHVVRRLDEAGRIDALLEQLPWEEKRVGAPLGARLLVVLAAREEHQNLTRVEGLLSYGVFDWAIRDHEARFAYLLLRSLPLAAQDRWVRLEQGRWFARLEENIPAEDVLGGRYAGLGSLAEPLDPARGGGGRADADRIVAEIHQQVRAGVDGHNSVELVRRLIGLDRGAAVAPTRPAGPGRETLTSVVRRLDALRDLDRIVEALPDAYLTHESWRPELLDLFARREPAQLARQARHLLDIGLLDWGVNPREAWLAFHLVRNLPAAEQGRLAAEDPDRWARMQSAMTPEMRASLATTAISGPRRLETRDALRDRLRDDRLWSAAQATELRALIIQLYALDDRRWVFLRSREVRADRVPALASLVEQLRLYHERNRPSFVPEQLDSGGLPRVLGELGRLVAVGLKLLFLSRTGLSLFTEEVTVRDFDLHELQWVSGDVGGARLRDRAPGERSNELSLSVDARQGVVRVRLPRLELSGVNRVFTGSSLRTGRVTLTDLDVVASFSDRGYERPVGAQAGVGGVSAADVVFASESLPGGMLGLTRFGLSRLFFRAGATGTEDLDEPSRRGWIGIPLINPLIHLLHNVISFYGGLPFLSKISDALIAPYTAGAPFLARQVASYTAGEIFSPLANATIGLITDGVFRPPRTVGERVEDAAGMLRSLQVSFASATAEGLSFAGMQQIGRVEIGRTLLGVGTSLPARLRAEQRSIEERLGRAGTSGQPALRERLAAVRRQVTELEPLERELQRLEGRHRWHADSLSEAERRRLIELSDRLRSSAGGTLDIGGIRVTGLTGRVEAAGVEIAPVHAEASLPSRVGQHLPDDELIDRFRAERTPPALTTTARAATASVEAAGVRLLPGADGTPALRLTAAELPTPEQVREQLAALPDEPRHAQRRAELTRWLTGLARIRELQARPAEPVDAADRYVPGHRTRAEEQELQRLREQARRYFGVSVGGLTLAGFGASLDPATLGVSVRLAEATATDVRAGAYAVERIEARRLRLRADLDTDGGGLLPPELAGAAAEQGLPTRRTALGFGVGDLAVTGVSGPGLEARRIAFTAPARLDGQPGEAVHGRVVPRGDDLSLPDLVVEQTELTAVTLRSPGRSLYSRGSTRIGRMSLDVLIRTAATGSGRQTRGALVRSMVIDRIDADQVGMDVTEPAPGYSVEAVSGALVGVRLRDVDVDLTGAEATYSGRLTVGQLDQLRFAVVSRALGGPPTTITGTVGGQPTGPGAAAVTVDLIRAGAHQVDPATGRVVSDPTDAVATRLDGLTLTDTTLRTPDGRVTVRRAGVSGRIVTGQGGGLRFEDIGPSRIELSAIDWRAGDGRITSRGPTVLDGLTVTGRWDSAPEHRDAAGRLVPATAELFVERLHIDRVTGRDLRYRSGVLDVGLGRATPVPAGEPDLPPLEILDVDLRGLRWSRAAGLVAGRLRTGATRVEIAGQIDAALHVDGALSAAQLTLGFGRGGRVEARVVGGEGHLGVGPRPGEHEQHVGIQGLDTGLIRVAPDRIEIGPDGSPGLRLATVAVDALNWQGESLGLRIAPGEGALTFTGITARARVDLHPAGTPGGRFRRLLLREVVVQETRASGLLVDLRDGVTIRLDADREAVLGELRLRPGAGQEGFVVEATGTAAGMRVLGGLDIGAISAPRVGFDIGTFLSRGSADFAAAGLTVDFLDLGALRVSLREPALTAIRAQVTAESGRELRLLGAPAGRPEYGLRFTSIGYTQDPATPGGPAPGRRIAVRGGEITGLTFTDTGLGLHIFVERGLLGDLTHDLDTGSGELPSLDIRDATFSLDLATLLGGAAPAAPARTTSAQRRAAMATQWDGLLRILHTYNLSEVIDSLDGHIDFDVAHDGFLYGTRVWEVRLSLRDGTVDYRRLTGALPWWTPGRFVVEGDALVYRVHVPTVGPEGAPPPDSDVDVLRWQLTTGEVQQARTEHLVRLNRLLQPTPGSRDDLLHTIADVGDDEPSTEPPGRLAIRNVDVDLSVRNPREITLPLGTGNEIVLAPDALMHLTVGGGLRRAAGGAGRPGALRPIALESATVARLNLLFGSVGVSSGRIRITHLTDARLTFDGLSPQLLTGRIDRAVAERIRWRRTAPGGTP; from the coding sequence GTGAGCGAGCGCGAGGAAGCCGTCCGGCCGCAGTCCCCGACCGGCGAGCGGAACGCCGAGCTGGCCGGGCTGACCCGGGCCCTCGTCGAGCGGTACGCCCCCGCGCTGGGCCTGCGGCCCGACGCCGTACGGGTGCACCTCGGCGAGGCCGGACGGCGGGCCGCCAACCACGGCGCGAAGGGGCTCCTCGCCGACGGGGCGCTGCACCTGGCCCCCGGCTACGACCCGACGCGCGCCGCCGGGCGGGCCCTGCTCGCCCACGAACTCGGCCACCTAGCGCAGGCCGCCGCCGCATCGGGCGCGTACCCGGCCAGGCCCTCGGCGGGCAGTGCGGCGCCGGCGTCGACGACGAGCGTGACCGACCCGGAGGCCGAGGCACGGGCGCTGGCCGAGGCGGCGGCGGCCGGGCGGGCGCTCTGGACGCCGACGGCCCGGCTGCCGGCCGACGCGGTCGCCGCCGACACCGGCGCCGTCGCCACCGCTGCCCGCCCCGCGCCGGCCCTCGACGCGGAAACCGGCACCGGAGCGCTGGAGGCGCAGCTCAGTGAGCTGGTCGAGCGCCGGTACCGGGCCGAACGGGCCCGGATCATCGACCTGCTCGACGGCCTGTGGGTCTCCGGCGACGACGTGCGCGGCTGCCTGCGGGTGCTGGACACGTTGCCCTTCCTCGTCGCCCGGAGCCTGGTGCACAGCCTGCCGTCGCCACGGCGCACCGACCTGGGCCGCAACCTCGACGACGGCCACCACCGGCTCTACCCGGGTGCCGCCCTCGCCGCGCTCGGCGGCCAGACGCCCTACCTGCTGCGCCTGCTGGAGGCCGGCAACGTGCGCGGGCTGAGCACCGAGGGGCTCGGTCCCCTCGAGCGGCGTACCGCGCTGGACGTGCTGCGGGCCCTGCGCACCAGCGTCCTGCGGGAACTGCTCACCGGCGACCGCGGGAGGCACTTCCGGAGCCTGCTGACGCAGCTGCCGGAGCGTGGCAGCGACGCCGACGCCCTGCGCGAGCAGATCACGGCGCTGCGCGGGACCGACGCCGAGGCCGGCCGGCTGGACGAGGACACCGACCTGCGTGAGCGGCTGCGCCGCGTCGAGCGGCTGATCGGCCAGCGGCAGGGCAGCCAGGCGCTGGCGCAGTTGGCCGGCCTGGCGCCGGCCCCGCCCACCGCCGGCGGCACGGCCACCGCCGGGGGTCCGGCCGGCAGCGCCACCGCCGGCCCGCCCGAGCCGGGTCCCCGGCTGCGCCACGTGGTCCGCCGGCTCGACGAGGCCGGGCGCATCGACGCCCTGTTGGAGCAGCTGCCGTGGGAGGAGAAGCGGGTGGGCGCGCCCCTCGGCGCGCGGCTGCTCGTCGTGCTGGCCGCCCGGGAGGAACACCAGAACCTCACCCGCGTCGAGGGCCTGCTGTCGTACGGGGTCTTCGACTGGGCGATCCGCGACCACGAGGCGCGCTTCGCGTACCTGCTGCTGCGCAGCCTGCCGCTGGCCGCCCAGGACCGGTGGGTGCGGCTGGAGCAGGGCCGCTGGTTCGCCCGGCTGGAGGAGAACATCCCGGCCGAGGACGTCCTGGGCGGGCGGTACGCCGGGCTCGGCAGCCTCGCCGAGCCGCTCGACCCGGCCCGGGGCGGTGGCGGCCGGGCCGACGCCGACCGGATCGTCGCCGAGATCCACCAGCAGGTGCGGGCCGGGGTGGACGGGCACAACTCGGTGGAGCTGGTCCGCCGGCTGATCGGGCTGGACCGGGGCGCCGCCGTGGCACCGACCCGGCCCGCCGGACCGGGCCGGGAGACGCTCACCTCGGTCGTGCGCCGGCTCGACGCGCTGCGGGACCTCGACCGGATCGTCGAGGCGCTGCCCGACGCGTACCTCACCCACGAGAGCTGGCGGCCGGAGCTGCTGGACCTGTTCGCCCGCCGCGAGCCCGCCCAGCTCGCCCGGCAGGCCCGCCACCTGCTCGACATCGGGCTGCTCGACTGGGGGGTCAATCCCCGCGAGGCGTGGCTCGCCTTCCACCTCGTGCGCAACCTGCCGGCCGCCGAGCAGGGCCGGCTCGCCGCCGAGGACCCGGACCGCTGGGCCCGGATGCAGTCGGCGATGACCCCCGAGATGCGCGCGTCGCTGGCCACCACCGCCATCTCCGGGCCGCGCCGGCTGGAGACCCGCGACGCGCTGCGCGACCGGCTGCGCGACGACCGGCTCTGGAGCGCCGCGCAGGCCACCGAGCTGCGCGCGCTGATCATCCAGCTGTACGCGCTGGACGACCGCCGCTGGGTGTTCCTGCGGTCGCGGGAGGTGCGGGCCGACCGGGTGCCGGCGCTGGCGTCCCTCGTCGAGCAGCTACGCCTGTACCACGAGCGCAACCGGCCATCGTTCGTCCCCGAGCAGCTCGACTCGGGCGGCCTGCCCCGGGTCCTCGGCGAGCTGGGCCGGCTGGTCGCCGTCGGCCTGAAGCTGCTCTTCCTCAGCCGGACCGGTCTGAGCCTGTTCACCGAGGAGGTGACGGTCCGCGACTTCGACCTGCACGAGTTGCAGTGGGTCAGCGGCGACGTCGGCGGGGCGCGGTTGCGCGACCGCGCCCCGGGCGAGCGGTCCAACGAGCTGTCGCTGTCGGTCGACGCCCGGCAGGGCGTCGTACGGGTGCGGCTGCCCCGGCTGGAACTCAGCGGGGTGAACCGGGTGTTCACCGGAAGCTCCCTGCGCACCGGCCGGGTCACCCTGACCGACCTGGACGTCGTGGCGTCCTTCTCCGACCGGGGCTACGAGCGGCCGGTCGGCGCGCAGGCCGGGGTGGGCGGCGTCAGCGCCGCCGACGTGGTCTTCGCCAGCGAGTCGCTGCCCGGCGGGATGCTCGGGCTGACCCGGTTCGGGCTGTCGCGCCTGTTCTTCCGCGCGGGGGCCACCGGCACGGAGGACCTGGACGAGCCGTCGCGGCGCGGCTGGATCGGCATCCCGCTGATCAACCCGCTGATCCACCTGCTGCACAACGTCATCTCGTTCTACGGCGGGCTTCCCTTCCTCTCCAAGATCAGCGACGCGTTGATCGCCCCGTACACGGCCGGTGCGCCGTTCCTGGCCCGGCAGGTCGCCTCGTACACCGCCGGGGAGATCTTCAGCCCGCTGGCGAACGCCACGATCGGCCTGATCACCGACGGCGTCTTCCGGCCGCCCCGCACGGTCGGCGAGCGCGTCGAGGACGCCGCCGGCATGCTGCGCTCGTTGCAGGTCAGCTTCGCCAGCGCCACCGCCGAGGGGCTCTCCTTCGCCGGCATGCAGCAGATCGGCCGGGTCGAGATCGGCCGGACACTGCTCGGGGTGGGCACCAGCCTGCCCGCCCGGCTGCGCGCCGAACAGCGCTCGATCGAGGAGCGGCTCGGCCGCGCCGGCACCTCCGGGCAGCCCGCGCTGCGCGAGCGGCTCGCCGCCGTACGCCGGCAGGTCACCGAGCTGGAGCCGCTGGAGCGGGAGCTGCAACGCCTGGAGGGCCGGCACCGCTGGCACGCCGACTCGCTCAGCGAGGCCGAACGCCGCCGCCTGATCGAGCTGTCGGACCGGCTGCGGTCGAGCGCCGGCGGCACCCTCGACATCGGCGGCATCCGGGTCACCGGGCTGACCGGCCGCGTCGAGGCCGCCGGCGTGGAGATCGCCCCCGTCCACGCCGAGGCGTCGCTGCCCTCCCGCGTCGGGCAGCACCTGCCCGACGACGAGCTGATCGACCGGTTCCGCGCCGAGCGGACCCCGCCGGCCCTCACCACCACGGCCCGCGCCGCCACCGCCTCGGTCGAGGCCGCCGGCGTACGCCTGCTGCCCGGCGCCGACGGCACGCCCGCCCTGCGGCTGACCGCCGCCGAACTGCCCACCCCCGAGCAGGTACGCGAGCAGTTGGCCGCGCTGCCCGACGAGCCCCGCCACGCGCAGCGGCGTGCCGAGCTGACCCGCTGGCTGACCGGCCTGGCGCGGATCCGGGAGCTTCAGGCGCGTCCCGCCGAGCCGGTCGACGCCGCCGACCGGTACGTGCCGGGGCACCGCACCCGCGCCGAGGAGCAGGAGCTGCAACGGCTGCGCGAGCAGGCCCGCCGGTACTTCGGCGTCTCCGTCGGCGGGCTCACCCTCGCCGGGTTCGGCGCCTCGCTCGACCCCGCCACCCTCGGGGTGAGCGTGCGGCTCGCCGAGGCCACCGCCACCGACGTGCGCGCCGGCGCGTACGCCGTGGAGCGGATCGAGGCGCGTCGGCTGCGGTTGCGCGCCGACCTCGACACCGACGGCGGCGGGCTGCTGCCGCCCGAGTTGGCCGGCGCGGCCGCAGAGCAGGGCCTGCCCACCCGGCGTACCGCCCTCGGCTTCGGCGTCGGCGACCTCGCCGTGACCGGGGTGAGCGGGCCCGGCCTGGAGGCCCGCCGGATCGCGTTCACCGCGCCGGCCCGCCTCGACGGGCAGCCCGGCGAGGCCGTCCACGGCCGGGTGGTGCCGCGTGGCGACGACCTGAGCCTGCCCGACCTGGTGGTGGAGCAGACCGAGCTGACCGCGGTCACCCTGCGCTCGCCGGGACGCAGCCTCTACTCGCGCGGCAGCACCCGGATCGGGCGGATGAGCCTCGACGTGCTGATCCGCACGGCCGCCACGGGCTCGGGCCGGCAGACCCGCGGCGCGCTGGTACGCAGCATGGTCATCGACCGCATCGACGCCGACCAGGTCGGCATGGACGTCACCGAGCCGGCGCCCGGCTACTCGGTGGAGGCGGTCTCCGGGGCGCTGGTCGGCGTCCGGCTGCGCGACGTCGACGTCGACCTCACCGGCGCGGAGGCGACCTACTCCGGGCGGCTCACCGTCGGCCAGCTCGACCAGCTGCGCTTCGCCGTGGTCTCCCGCGCCCTGGGGGGACCGCCGACCACGATCACCGGCACGGTGGGCGGGCAGCCCACCGGCCCGGGGGCGGCGGCGGTCACCGTCGACCTCATCCGCGCCGGCGCGCACCAGGTCGACCCGGCCACCGGACGGGTGGTCAGCGACCCCACGGACGCCGTCGCCACCCGCCTCGACGGGCTCACCCTCACCGACACCACCCTGCGTACGCCCGACGGCCGGGTCACCGTACGCCGGGCCGGGGTGAGCGGGCGCATCGTCACCGGGCAGGGCGGCGGGCTACGGTTCGAGGACATCGGCCCGTCCCGGATCGAACTGTCGGCGATCGACTGGCGGGCGGGCGACGGGCGGATCACCTCGCGCGGGCCGACGGTGCTCGACGGGCTCACCGTCACCGGCCGCTGGGACAGCGCCCCCGAACACCGCGACGCCGCCGGACGGCTCGTCCCCGCCACCGCCGAGCTGTTCGTCGAGCGGCTGCACATCGACCGGGTCACCGGCCGCGACCTGCGCTACCGCAGCGGAGTGCTCGACGTCGGGCTCGGCCGGGCCACCCCGGTGCCGGCGGGCGAGCCGGACCTGCCGCCGCTGGAGATCCTCGACGTGGACCTGCGCGGGCTGCGCTGGAGCAGGGCGGCCGGGCTGGTGGCCGGGCGGCTGCGCACCGGGGCGACCCGGGTCGAGATCGCCGGCCAGATCGACGCGGCCCTGCACGTCGACGGCGCGCTGTCGGCCGCGCAGCTCACGCTGGGCTTCGGCCGGGGCGGCCGGGTCGAGGCCCGGGTCGTCGGCGGCGAGGGCCACCTCGGCGTGGGTCCGCGCCCCGGCGAACACGAGCAGCACGTCGGCATCCAGGGCCTGGACACCGGCCTGATCCGCGTCGCGCCGGACCGGATCGAGATCGGCCCGGACGGCTCCCCCGGACTACGCCTGGCGACGGTCGCGGTGGACGCCCTCAACTGGCAGGGCGAGTCGCTCGGCCTGCGCATCGCCCCCGGGGAGGGCGCGCTCACCTTCACCGGCATCACCGCGCGGGCACGCGTCGACCTGCACCCGGCCGGTACCCCGGGCGGCCGGTTCCGGCGGCTGCTGCTGCGCGAGGTGGTGGTGCAGGAGACCCGCGCCAGCGGCCTGCTGGTCGACCTGCGCGACGGCGTCACCATCCGCCTCGACGCCGACCGCGAGGCCGTCCTCGGGGAGCTGCGACTGCGCCCCGGCGCCGGCCAGGAGGGGTTCGTGGTCGAGGCCACCGGCACCGCCGCCGGCATGCGGGTCCTCGGCGGGCTGGACATCGGCGCGATCAGCGCGCCCCGGGTCGGCTTCGACATCGGCACATTTCTGTCGCGCGGCAGCGCCGACTTCGCCGCCGCCGGGCTCACCGTCGACTTCCTCGACCTGGGGGCGCTGCGGGTCAGCCTGCGCGAGCCCGCCCTCACCGCCATCCGCGCGCAGGTCACCGCCGAGTCCGGGCGGGAGCTGCGGCTGCTCGGCGCGCCGGCGGGCCGGCCCGAGTACGGGCTGCGCTTCACCTCGATCGGCTACACCCAGGACCCGGCCACCCCCGGCGGTCCCGCGCCCGGGCGCCGGATCGCGGTACGCGGCGGGGAGATCACCGGCCTCACCTTCACCGACACCGGGCTCGGCCTGCACATCTTCGTCGAGCGGGGCCTGCTCGGCGACCTCACCCACGACCTGGACACCGGCTCCGGCGAGCTGCCCTCGCTGGACATCCGCGACGCGACGTTCAGCCTGGACCTCGCCACCCTCCTCGGCGGCGCCGCCCCGGCCGCACCGGCCCGCACCACCAGCGCCCAGCGGCGGGCCGCCATGGCGACGCAGTGGGACGGGCTGCTGCGGATCCTGCACACCTACAACCTGAGCGAGGTGATCGACAGCCTCGACGGGCACATCGACTTCGACGTCGCCCACGACGGCTTCCTCTACGGCACCCGCGTCTGGGAGGTCCGGCTGTCCCTGCGCGACGGCACCGTGGACTACCGGCGGCTCACCGGGGCGCTGCCGTGGTGGACCCCCGGTCGGTTCGTCGTCGAGGGCGACGCCCTGGTCTACCGGGTGCACGTGCCCACCGTGGGCCCGGAGGGGGCGCCGCCGCCGGACAGCGACGTCGACGTGCTGCGCTGGCAGCTCACCACCGGGGAGGTGCAGCAGGCCCGCACCGAGCACCTGGTCCGGCTGAACCGGTTGCTCCAACCGACCCCCGGCTCCCGCGACGACCTGCTGCACACCATCGCCGACGTCGGCGACGACGAGCCGTCGACCGAGCCGCCCGGCCGGCTGGCCATCCGCAACGTCGACGTGGACCTCTCGGTGCGCAACCCCCGCGAGATCACCCTGCCGCTCGGCACCGGCAACGAGATCGTGCTCGCCCCCGACGCGCTGATGCACCTGACCGTCGGCGGCGGGCTGCGACGGGCCGCGGGCGGGGCCGGGCGCCCCGGCGCGCTGCGCCCGATCGCGCTGGAGAGCGCCACCGTCGCCCGGCTGAACCTGCTCTTCGGCTCCGTCGGCGTCTCCAGCGGCCGGATCCGGATCACCCACCTCACCGACGCCCGGCTCACCTTCGACGGGCTCAGCCCGCAGCTGCTGACCGGACGGATCGACCGCGCCGTCGCCGAGCGCATCCGCTGGCGGCGTACCGCTCCAGGAGGCACCCCGTGA
- a CDS encoding phage baseplate assembly protein V → MTTRYYGKYRGTVVSHIDPLQQGRIQVTVPDVTLPPSTWAMPCFPLAGIHAGVFTVPLPGTGVWVEFEQGDADHPIWTGCWYGSKAEIPALVASAPPPTPPIVLQTPGQATLMISDAPGPAGGILLKTLTGAMISINDTGIVISNGKGASVTLIGPTVAVNQTALTVT, encoded by the coding sequence ATGACGACCAGGTACTACGGCAAGTATCGCGGCACGGTGGTCAGCCACATCGACCCGTTGCAGCAGGGACGCATCCAGGTGACCGTCCCCGACGTCACCCTGCCCCCGTCGACCTGGGCGATGCCCTGCTTCCCGCTCGCCGGGATCCACGCCGGCGTGTTCACGGTGCCGCTGCCCGGCACCGGCGTGTGGGTGGAGTTCGAGCAGGGCGACGCCGACCACCCGATCTGGACGGGCTGCTGGTACGGCTCGAAGGCGGAGATCCCCGCGCTGGTGGCCTCGGCGCCGCCGCCCACCCCGCCGATCGTGTTGCAGACCCCCGGCCAGGCCACCCTGATGATCTCCGACGCGCCCGGCCCTGCCGGCGGCATCCTGCTCAAGACGCTGACCGGCGCGATGATCTCGATCAACGACACCGGGATCGTCATCTCCAACGGCAAGGGCGCCTCGGTCACCCTCATCGGGCCGACCGTGGCCGTCAACCAGACCGCGCTGACGGTGACGTGA
- a CDS encoding GPW/gp25 family protein, whose translation MTYPAFPWRPDNRGRSGLAGPERHVADLVEAVLFTAPGERVNRPDFGAGLGQLLFAPVDEAVVGAAELQARSALQRWLGELIEVDEVRVDLAEAAVRVHVGYRLRATGRPAEVRISRGTG comes from the coding sequence GTGACGTACCCGGCCTTTCCGTGGCGCCCCGACAACCGGGGCCGCTCGGGGCTGGCCGGCCCCGAGCGGCACGTCGCCGACCTGGTGGAGGCGGTGCTGTTCACCGCGCCCGGCGAGCGGGTCAACCGGCCGGACTTCGGCGCCGGGCTCGGCCAACTGCTCTTCGCCCCCGTCGACGAGGCGGTGGTGGGCGCCGCCGAGTTGCAGGCCCGCAGCGCGCTGCAACGGTGGCTCGGTGAGCTGATCGAGGTCGACGAGGTCCGCGTCGACCTGGCCGAGGCGGCCGTACGGGTGCACGTCGGCTACCGGCTGCGCGCCACCGGCCGCCCGGCGGAGGTACGGATCTCGAGGGGGACCGGATGA